CCACGAACCGGGCCAGGCTCTCGGGGTGGGGTCTCTCCTCGCCCAGCCACAGGTGGGTGATCGCGCCGGCCTCGATGAGCGGGTGGAACAGGCCCTCCAGCCGGACTCGGTCCACGGGGTTGGTGGGGCTGCCCACGTGGAGCTGGGTGGAGTTGGTGTAGTACACCTCGCCCCGGGCCACGTCGCCCCGAACGGCCGCGCCAGCCGCCGGCGAGTAGTACTTGAGGTCGAGCTTGGCGAAGCGGTAGGCCGTGGACTCGGCCGGGGTCTGCTCCAGCACGAAGTGCATGTCGTGCTTGCGGGCGAGCTTGTCGGCCGTGAGCTTCATGTGGGCGATCACCTTCAGCCCGAACCGGAACGCCTCCTCGCTGTCGTGGAGCTCCTGGCCGGTGTGGATCTTGATCATCTCGTTGAGCCCCACCATGCCGAGCAGGTAGCTCACCCGGTGCATCCGCAGGTACGGCTGGCCGTCCCGGTTCATGGTCAGCAACGACAGGGGTCCCCGCTCCCCCTGGCTCAGCAGGCGCTCGATGAACGCCTTCTTCTGCAGATGGGCCTGGGCGGCCAGCTCCATCATCTCGGTCAGGTGCTGGAACAGCCGGGTGTCGTCGCCCCCGGCCCGGTACGCGATCCGGGGGAGGTTCAGGGTCACGTTCTGGAGGGCCGAGTACCGCATCCGCCAGGGCTGCTTGGCGTCCTCCAGGTCCGACTTCTCCAGCTTAAACGCCAGCCGGCAGCACTCGGAGATCTTGGCCGTGTCCCCCCGGTCGAACACGAAGTAGGTGTTGCCCTTCTCGGCCGCCACTTCACAGATTCGGTGGAGGAACCGCTCGTGGCCCTCGGTCTGGAAGAACTTCTCCGTGATGTGCACCAGGGGCTTCGGGAAGAAGAACGGCCGGCCCGAGGCGTCGCCCTCGGCGTACACGTCGAACAGCTTCCACAGGAACCGCTGGGCCTCCTTCTCGTAGTCGCCGTAGGTCTTGCCGGTGTATTCGCCGCCCGGCCCGATGGCCGGCACGTCCTGGAAGTGCTTGGGCACCTCCCAGTACAGGTTGATGTCCGAGAAGATCGCCTGCCCCCCTCGGGCCACGGCCTGCTGAGAGTACTCGAAGATCAGCATCTGGGCGAGCTGCTCCACGTCCCGGTCGGGCAGGCCCTCCAGGTACGGGGCGAAGAACAGGTTCACCGCATCCCAACCGATGGCCCCGGCGAAGTTGGACTGGAGGGCGGCCGAGAACTTGACCATGTGGGCCAGGAGCACCTCGGGGTGCTTGGCCGGCCGGGCGTTGGCCAGGCTGTTGGGCAGGTTCAGCCCGAACTTCTTCAGGTACTCCAGGCTCTGGCCCGAGCAGTAGGGCCGGTCGATGAACCCGAGGTCGTGCAGGTGCAGGTCGCCGCGCATGTGGGCGTCGGCCACCTCTTGGCTGAACACGGCCAGGAGCGCGTACTCCTTCTTGATGTTCTCGGCCAGGGTCAGGTTGGTGGCCTCGGGGCCGTGGGGGACGTTGGCGTTCTCCTTGTTGGGCGCGACCAGCAGCTCCTCCACGTCGTACAGGGGCATGCCGAGCCGGGTGTGCATCCGGCGGGCGCTCTCGAGCCCCATCTCGATCAGCTTCGCGTCCACCAGCTCACGGATCAGGGGCGCGGTCAGCACCTGGATCCGGGATCGGTGGATCATCTGGTCCACCGCCTCGGCCACCCGTTCGGCCGTGTCCCGGTCGAGGAACGTCTCCCGGACCAGGGCCTCCACGATGCGGCTCCGGTCCCAGTTAACGATCTCCATGTCCGAGGTTCGGACGAACAGCACCCGGTCGGTGGCGTCCGAACCGCGGGGCACCGGACCACCTCGGTTGAGCTCCATGACCTCGCCCATGACCGTCGCTCCTTCCGTAGGGAAAACAGGGGGTTAGGAGGGAAGAAAAGCGCCACATCTTGTGGGCGGCCAAATAATACCACGACATATTGTGGTGGGCTACCCTTTTTTTGTGCCCAAGGGCCGCACCGGACGACCATGCCGATCCGGCCCGGCCGGGGCGGGTTTCTTGCGCAGGGTCGG
This is a stretch of genomic DNA from Deferrisoma camini S3R1. It encodes these proteins:
- the nrdD gene encoding anaerobic ribonucleoside-triphosphate reductase, producing the protein MGEVMELNRGGPVPRGSDATDRVLFVRTSDMEIVNWDRSRIVEALVRETFLDRDTAERVAEAVDQMIHRSRIQVLTAPLIRELVDAKLIEMGLESARRMHTRLGMPLYDVEELLVAPNKENANVPHGPEATNLTLAENIKKEYALLAVFSQEVADAHMRGDLHLHDLGFIDRPYCSGQSLEYLKKFGLNLPNSLANARPAKHPEVLLAHMVKFSAALQSNFAGAIGWDAVNLFFAPYLEGLPDRDVEQLAQMLIFEYSQQAVARGGQAIFSDINLYWEVPKHFQDVPAIGPGGEYTGKTYGDYEKEAQRFLWKLFDVYAEGDASGRPFFFPKPLVHITEKFFQTEGHERFLHRICEVAAEKGNTYFVFDRGDTAKISECCRLAFKLEKSDLEDAKQPWRMRYSALQNVTLNLPRIAYRAGGDDTRLFQHLTEMMELAAQAHLQKKAFIERLLSQGERGPLSLLTMNRDGQPYLRMHRVSYLLGMVGLNEMIKIHTGQELHDSEEAFRFGLKVIAHMKLTADKLARKHDMHFVLEQTPAESTAYRFAKLDLKYYSPAAGAAVRGDVARGEVYYTNSTQLHVGSPTNPVDRVRLEGLFHPLIEAGAITHLWLGEERPHPESLARFVVKIFRNTHNDQVAFSPEFTTCVACARTSRGLSETCPHCGSDEVEGITRITGYFTKISSWNKGKIGELHDRQRTAGYFSGAPSAGAGAAEA